The following are encoded together in the Bacillus cereus group sp. RP43 genome:
- a CDS encoding YkvA family protein, with protein sequence MKQKFSVEAFWKKVKHVAKQAGQSVIYASLLLFYVLQRPDVPKRVKIIVIGALAYFIAPIDAIPDFIAGVGYTDDLGALMAALIQASLYVNEDVKDKARVKLAEWFGSDIDTSFIDQKLDQ encoded by the coding sequence ATGAAACAAAAATTTTCAGTTGAAGCGTTTTGGAAAAAAGTAAAACATGTTGCAAAGCAAGCAGGGCAGTCAGTCATTTATGCAAGTTTATTACTGTTTTACGTTTTGCAAAGACCTGATGTTCCAAAACGAGTGAAAATTATTGTAATTGGAGCACTTGCTTATTTTATTGCACCGATTGATGCCATCCCAGATTTTATTGCTGGAGTTGGTTATACGGATGATTTAGGGGCATTAATGGCCGCACTAATACAGGCGTCGTTATATGTCAATGAAGATGTGAAAGATAAGGCACGAGTGAAGTTGGCAGAATGGTTTGGTTCGGATATAGACACATCATTTATCGATCAGAAATTAGATCAATAG
- a CDS encoding arsenic transporter, with the protein MSIEIWITIIVFFLTMIVVFWRPRGLNEAWPAAVGAGIILITGLVSKPDVMDIISKIGGASITILATIVMAVILESFGFFHWSAAKLANLAKGSGRRLYWYIQLLCFLMTLLFNNDGSILITTPILILLLKNLQLKPHQQIPYLLSGALIATASSAPIGVSNIVNLIALNIVNMTLYMHTAMMFVPATLGLLFMSWLMYTILKKKLPKRLPVSSYDIEEIFFTKNFHPLKGKNSVDTKQKRTKFMLKVLGFVFLMRCLLFVASFLSIPIEIVAVLGSLVLLIWRWYYLRTNPVDILKKTPWHILIFAFSMYVIIYGLHNAGLTAALVNWLEPVVNQHLLYASFAMGGLVSILSNIFNNHPALMIGTITLTEMGLDPVTLKTIYLANIIGSDIGSLLLPIGTLASLIWMYILRQNKIKVKWKDYLSVSLIVIPLTTVVTLFLLYYWVHLFFSL; encoded by the coding sequence ATGAGCATTGAAATATGGATTACTATTATTGTATTCTTCTTAACAATGATTGTTGTCTTTTGGCGACCCCGTGGCTTAAATGAGGCATGGCCGGCAGCAGTCGGCGCTGGCATTATCCTCATTACTGGACTTGTATCAAAGCCAGACGTCATGGACATTATAAGTAAAATCGGCGGTGCCTCTATAACAATATTAGCGACCATCGTTATGGCGGTTATATTAGAAAGCTTCGGCTTCTTCCACTGGTCCGCAGCAAAACTTGCAAATTTAGCAAAGGGCTCCGGTCGCCGTTTATACTGGTATATTCAATTATTATGTTTTCTTATGACTCTTTTATTCAATAACGACGGTAGTATTTTAATTACAACACCGATTTTGATTTTACTTCTGAAAAACCTTCAATTAAAACCTCATCAACAAATCCCTTATTTATTAAGCGGTGCTTTAATCGCCACTGCATCTAGTGCACCAATCGGTGTAAGTAATATCGTAAACTTAATCGCATTAAATATTGTTAATATGACTCTTTATATGCACACAGCTATGATGTTTGTACCTGCAACACTAGGACTACTGTTTATGTCATGGCTCATGTATACAATTTTAAAGAAAAAACTTCCAAAAAGACTACCTGTTTCTTCATATGATATTGAAGAGATTTTTTTCACGAAAAACTTCCATCCGTTAAAAGGAAAAAATTCTGTTGATACGAAACAAAAACGTACAAAATTCATGTTAAAAGTATTAGGCTTCGTCTTCCTTATGCGCTGTCTTCTATTCGTTGCATCCTTCTTATCGATCCCAATTGAAATTGTTGCTGTACTCGGTTCACTCGTTCTTCTCATCTGGAGATGGTACTACTTACGAACAAACCCAGTCGATATTTTGAAAAAGACACCGTGGCACATTTTAATTTTCGCTTTCTCTATGTATGTAATTATTTACGGGCTTCACAACGCAGGATTAACAGCAGCACTTGTAAATTGGCTCGAGCCAGTTGTAAATCAGCATCTACTCTATGCAAGCTTTGCGATGGGCGGACTTGTATCTATCCTCTCTAACATCTTCAATAATCACCCTGCACTTATGATCGGTACCATTACGTTAACAGAAATGGGACTAGATCCAGTCACATTAAAAACTATCTATCTCGCAAATATCATTGGTAGTGACATCGGTTCACTATTGTTACCAATTGGTACGCTAGCTTCCCTCATTTGGATGTATATACTAAGACAAAACAAAATTAAAGTGAAATGGAAAGATTATTTAAGTGTATCTCTCATCGTAATCCCACTCACAACAGTCGTCACATTATTCCTCTTATACTACTGGGTACACTTATTCTTCTCCTTATAG
- the lldP gene encoding L-lactate permease, giving the protein MNTWTQVYDPFGNIWISAAVALIPIIFFFLALAVFRMKGYVAGFITVVLTILVALFAYKMPFTMAMAATGYGFLYGLWPIAWIIIMSVFLYKISVKTGQFDVIRASVLSITNDHRLLVILIGFSFGAFLEGAAGFGAPVAITAALLAGLGLNPLYAAGLCLIANTAPVAFGAMGIPITVAGQVTGIDPHKIGQMAGHQLPFLSLFVPFFIVFLMDGFKGVRQTWPALFVAGSSFAITQFITATFLGPELPDITSALVSLVSLSLFLKVWQPKEIYQSKQANSEVAATTTATSMPKLTVGKVVKAWSPFIILTVMVVIWSQSFFKALFAPGGALESLVFKFEVPGLHNLVMKAEPIVNKPTPYEAILKLDILSATGTAILIACIISIFILKMSAKDAVATFKETLNELKMPILSIGFVLGFAFIANYSGLSSTLALALAGTGGLFPFFSPFLGWIGVFLTGSDTSANALFSNLQAITAQQVGVSEVLLVAANTTGGVTGKMISPQSIAIACAAVGLAGKESDLFRFTLKHSLFFVTIVGIMTYVQAYYLTWMIP; this is encoded by the coding sequence ATGAACACATGGACACAAGTTTATGATCCGTTCGGTAATATTTGGATTTCGGCAGCAGTTGCACTTATTCCAATCATCTTTTTTTTCTTAGCTTTAGCAGTTTTCCGCATGAAGGGGTATGTGGCAGGATTTATTACAGTTGTACTTACAATTTTAGTAGCGTTATTTGCTTATAAAATGCCGTTTACGATGGCGATGGCAGCAACCGGGTACGGTTTCTTATATGGATTATGGCCAATTGCTTGGATTATCATTATGTCGGTATTTTTATATAAAATCTCCGTGAAAACAGGTCAATTTGATGTCATTCGTGCATCTGTATTATCTATTACAAACGATCATCGTTTACTCGTTATTTTAATCGGATTTTCATTCGGGGCATTTTTAGAAGGGGCAGCAGGATTTGGTGCACCGGTAGCGATTACGGCAGCGCTTCTTGCAGGTCTTGGGCTAAATCCCTTATATGCAGCAGGTCTTTGTTTAATCGCAAATACTGCACCAGTAGCGTTCGGAGCGATGGGGATTCCGATTACAGTTGCCGGACAAGTAACAGGCATTGATCCACATAAAATTGGACAAATGGCTGGGCATCAATTACCGTTCTTATCTTTATTTGTTCCGTTCTTTATCGTATTTTTAATGGATGGTTTTAAAGGAGTAAGACAAACGTGGCCTGCTTTATTTGTAGCGGGTAGTTCATTTGCAATTACACAGTTTATTACAGCGACGTTTTTAGGACCAGAACTTCCTGATATTACGTCAGCACTTGTAAGTTTAGTAAGTTTATCGTTATTCTTAAAAGTTTGGCAGCCGAAAGAAATTTATCAGTCTAAACAAGCGAATAGTGAAGTGGCGGCAACGACGACGGCGACATCTATGCCGAAACTAACGGTAGGAAAAGTAGTAAAAGCATGGTCTCCGTTCATTATTTTAACTGTGATGGTAGTCATTTGGAGCCAAAGTTTCTTTAAAGCATTATTCGCTCCAGGTGGTGCTTTAGAAAGTCTCGTATTTAAATTTGAAGTTCCAGGTTTGCACAATTTAGTAATGAAAGCAGAGCCAATTGTAAATAAACCAACACCTTATGAAGCAATCCTGAAATTAGATATTTTATCAGCGACTGGAACAGCAATTTTAATTGCTTGTATCATTTCTATCTTTATTTTGAAAATGAGTGCAAAAGATGCGGTAGCAACATTTAAAGAAACGTTAAACGAACTAAAAATGCCAATTCTATCTATTGGATTCGTATTAGGATTCGCATTTATCGCAAACTATTCTGGTCTATCTTCTACATTAGCGTTAGCACTAGCAGGAACTGGAGGACTATTCCCGTTCTTCTCACCATTCTTAGGCTGGATTGGCGTATTTTTAACAGGATCAGATACGTCAGCGAACGCACTGTTCTCGAATTTACAAGCAATTACAGCGCAGCAAGTCGGTGTATCTGAAGTGCTTCTCGTTGCAGCAAATACAACTGGCGGTGTAACAGGTAAAATGATTTCTCCGCAATCGATTGCGATTGCTTGTGCGGCAGTTGGACTTGCTGGGAAAGAGTCAGATTTGTTCCGCTTTACATTAAAGCATAGTTTATTCTTCGTTACTATTGTTGGGATTATGACTTATGTGCAGGCTTATTATTTAACGTGGATGATTCCGTAA
- the thiC gene encoding phosphomethylpyrimidine synthase ThiC: MKQSVSAEQIELKSSLPGSKKVYVDGPREGMKVPMREIEQSDTNGVPNSPIRVYDTSGPYTDPEYKVELEKGIPTPRHSWTVGRGDVEGYEGREVRPEDDGVKVASKHTPVFPQMDRKPLRAKQGANVTQMHYARNGIITSEMEYVAIREGVEPEFVRKEIAEGRAILPANINHPEAEPMIIGRNFHVKVNANIGNSAVSSSIAEEVEKMTWATRWGADTIMDLSTGKNIHTTREWIIRNAPVPVGTVPIYQALEKVNGIAEDLTWEVYRDTLIEQAEQGVDYFTIHAGVLLRYIPITAKRMTGIVSRGGSIMAQWCLFHHKENFLYTHFEEICEIMKQYDVSFSLGDGLRPGSIADANDEAQFSELETLGELTKIAWKHDVQVMIEGPGHVPMHLIKENMEKELDICQGAPFYTLGPLTTDIAPGYDHITSAIGAAMIGWFGTAMLCYVTPKEHLGLPNKDDVREGVITYKIAAHAADLAKGHKTAHQRDDALSKARFEFRWRDQFNLSLDPERAMEYHDETLPAEGAKTAHFCSMCGPKFCSMRISHDIREYAKENDLETTEAIEKGMKEKAVEFKETGSHLYQ, from the coding sequence ATGAAACAGTCTGTTTCAGCTGAGCAAATTGAATTGAAATCGAGTTTACCAGGAAGTAAGAAAGTGTATGTGGATGGGCCACGTGAAGGTATGAAAGTGCCGATGCGTGAGATTGAACAAAGCGATACAAATGGTGTTCCAAACTCGCCCATTCGTGTATACGATACGAGTGGTCCTTATACAGATCCTGAGTATAAAGTGGAGCTGGAAAAGGGGATTCCAACGCCGCGCCACTCTTGGACTGTGGGGCGTGGTGATGTAGAAGGATACGAAGGGCGCGAAGTAAGACCAGAGGATGACGGTGTGAAAGTGGCTTCAAAACATACACCTGTTTTCCCGCAAATGGATCGCAAGCCGCTTAGAGCGAAGCAAGGTGCAAATGTTACGCAAATGCATTATGCGCGTAATGGCATTATTACGTCTGAGATGGAATATGTCGCGATTCGTGAAGGGGTAGAGCCTGAATTTGTTCGTAAGGAGATTGCAGAAGGTCGTGCGATTTTGCCGGCGAACATTAACCATCCTGAAGCGGAACCGATGATAATTGGACGTAATTTTCATGTAAAGGTAAATGCAAATATCGGAAACTCTGCTGTATCGTCTTCTATTGCAGAAGAAGTAGAGAAGATGACGTGGGCGACTCGCTGGGGTGCAGATACGATTATGGATTTATCTACAGGTAAAAACATTCATACAACACGTGAGTGGATTATTCGTAATGCTCCGGTACCAGTTGGAACTGTGCCAATTTATCAAGCGCTTGAAAAAGTAAACGGAATTGCAGAGGATTTAACGTGGGAAGTGTACCGTGATACGTTAATTGAGCAAGCGGAGCAAGGCGTTGATTACTTCACGATTCACGCTGGTGTATTACTTCGTTACATTCCAATTACTGCAAAGCGTATGACAGGTATTGTTTCGCGCGGTGGTTCGATTATGGCGCAGTGGTGTTTATTCCATCATAAAGAAAACTTCCTATATACTCATTTTGAAGAGATTTGTGAAATTATGAAGCAGTACGATGTTTCGTTCTCTCTTGGAGATGGATTACGTCCAGGTTCTATTGCAGATGCAAATGACGAAGCTCAGTTTTCTGAGCTTGAAACACTTGGTGAATTAACAAAAATCGCTTGGAAACATGATGTGCAAGTTATGATTGAAGGACCTGGGCATGTACCGATGCATTTAATTAAAGAAAATATGGAGAAAGAACTTGATATTTGTCAGGGCGCGCCGTTTTATACCCTTGGGCCGTTAACGACAGATATTGCACCAGGTTATGATCATATTACTTCAGCGATTGGTGCTGCGATGATCGGCTGGTTTGGAACGGCGATGCTTTGTTATGTAACTCCGAAAGAACATTTAGGTTTACCGAACAAAGATGATGTTCGCGAAGGGGTTATTACGTACAAAATCGCTGCGCATGCAGCCGATCTTGCGAAAGGGCATAAAACGGCTCATCAGCGTGATGATGCACTTTCAAAAGCACGATTTGAATTCCGCTGGCGCGATCAATTTAATTTATCTTTAGACCCTGAGCGCGCGATGGAGTATCATGATGAAACATTGCCAGCAGAAGGCGCGAAAACAGCTCATTTCTGTTCGATGTGTGGACCAAAGTTTTGTAGTATGAGAATTTCGCATGATATTCGTGAATATGCGAAAGAAAATGATTTAGAAACGACAGAAGCAATTGAAAAAGGAATGAAAGAGAAAGCGGTAGAATTTAAAGAAACTGGTAGTCACTTATATCAATAA
- a CDS encoding LTA synthase family protein, whose protein sequence is MKETMKSQFQNVRFTLFVALAVWLKTYIITRTSFDLKLESFMQEFILFISPLAASLLFVGLALFAKGKKRNYIALGINFILTFILVGNVMFYGFYNDFVTLPVLGQTSNFGSLGSSVKELFNYKIILAFADIIVFFVLLKKKKNFAPTERVARPMRSLYFVSTIAIFFVNLGFAEAERPELLTRSFDRVMLVKNLGLYVHQAYDLGLQAKSSSQKAFADSSKLQEAENYVKTTQSKPDPNMFGTAKGKNVIVVSLESLQTFLIGATVNGQEVTPFLNQFAKESYYFDNFFHQTGQGKTSDAEFLVDTSLYPLDRGAVFFTHGNNEYTATPEILRQQGYNTSVFHANNATFWNRNIMYPALGYDRYYNELDYKITPETKLNWGLKDIEYFDQSIDMLKQVKQPFYTRFLTLTNHYPFTYDDSTKLIEPYNSGDGVFDRYMVTARYLDEAMKHFIERLKAEGIYDNSVIVFYGDHYGISENHNRAMAQFLGKEEITTFDHMNLQKTPMFIHVPGQKEGKTISKPTGEIDIKPTILNLLGVDSTNQIQFGHDVFSPDNKGFVVLRDGSFITDKYMYTNSTFYDRNTGEVVQLPKEEAQPLIDRAQNELNMSDKIIEGDLLRFSESNKVKTGEVKTAIKEEKKSAE, encoded by the coding sequence ATGAAAGAAACCATGAAATCACAATTTCAAAATGTGCGTTTCACTTTATTCGTAGCTTTGGCCGTATGGCTAAAAACCTACATCATTACACGCACTAGCTTCGATTTAAAACTTGAATCTTTCATGCAAGAATTCATTTTATTCATTAGTCCATTAGCAGCATCATTACTGTTTGTGGGTCTTGCATTATTTGCAAAAGGGAAAAAACGTAACTATATAGCACTAGGAATTAACTTTATCTTAACGTTCATTCTTGTTGGTAACGTAATGTTCTACGGATTCTACAATGACTTCGTTACTTTACCAGTATTAGGACAAACGTCTAATTTCGGAAGTTTAGGTTCTAGTGTGAAAGAATTATTTAACTACAAAATCATCCTTGCATTTGCTGATATTATCGTATTCTTCGTTCTATTGAAGAAGAAGAAAAACTTTGCACCGACAGAGCGTGTAGCACGTCCGATGCGTTCCCTATACTTCGTGTCAACAATTGCTATTTTCTTCGTAAACCTAGGATTTGCAGAAGCTGAGCGTCCAGAACTATTAACACGTTCATTCGACCGCGTTATGCTTGTTAAAAACTTAGGATTATATGTACACCAAGCATACGATCTTGGCTTACAAGCAAAATCAAGTTCACAAAAAGCATTTGCGGATAGTAGTAAATTACAGGAAGCAGAAAACTATGTGAAAACAACACAAAGTAAACCAGATCCAAATATGTTCGGTACTGCAAAAGGGAAAAACGTAATTGTTGTCTCTCTTGAATCATTACAAACATTCTTAATTGGTGCGACAGTTAACGGACAAGAAGTTACACCATTCTTAAACCAATTTGCGAAAGAAAGTTATTACTTCGATAACTTCTTCCATCAAACTGGGCAAGGAAAAACATCTGATGCTGAATTCTTAGTAGATACTTCATTATATCCACTAGACCGCGGTGCTGTATTCTTCACACACGGTAATAACGAATATACAGCAACTCCAGAAATTTTGCGTCAGCAAGGGTATAACACATCAGTATTCCACGCAAACAACGCAACATTCTGGAACCGTAATATTATGTATCCGGCACTTGGTTATGATCGTTACTACAACGAGCTTGACTACAAGATTACGCCAGAAACAAAATTAAACTGGGGACTAAAAGATATCGAATACTTTGATCAATCTATCGATATGTTAAAACAGGTGAAGCAACCGTTCTATACTCGCTTCCTTACTTTAACAAACCATTACCCATTCACTTATGATGACAGTACGAAATTGATCGAGCCGTACAACTCTGGTGATGGTGTATTCGACCGCTATATGGTAACAGCTCGCTACTTAGACGAAGCAATGAAACACTTTATTGAGCGTCTAAAAGCAGAAGGTATTTATGACAACTCTGTTATCGTATTCTACGGTGACCATTATGGTATTTCTGAAAACCATAACCGTGCAATGGCACAGTTCTTAGGAAAAGAAGAAATTACTACATTTGACCATATGAACTTACAAAAAACACCGATGTTTATTCACGTTCCAGGTCAAAAAGAAGGTAAAACAATTTCAAAACCAACTGGTGAAATTGACATTAAACCAACAATTCTAAACTTACTTGGTGTAGATTCTACGAATCAAATTCAATTCGGTCATGACGTATTCTCACCAGACAATAAAGGATTCGTTGTTCTTCGTGACGGTAGCTTCATTACAGATAAGTACATGTACACAAACAGTACATTCTACGATCGTAACACAGGTGAAGTTGTACAATTACCGAAAGAAGAAGCTCAACCACTTATTGATCGTGCACAAAACGAGCTAAATATGTCAGACAAAATTATTGAAGGCGACTTACTTCGCTTCTCTGAAAGCAATAAGGTCAAAACTGGCGAGGTAAAAACGGCTATTAAAGAAGAAAAGAAGAGCGCTGAGTAA
- a CDS encoding D-amino-acid transaminase: protein MGRKLAYERFVLWNDAVIDTTKHRAYIELEERGLQFGDGVYEVIRLYNGNFHLLDPHLTRLYRSMDEIELSLPFSKAELIILLYKLIESNNFHEDGTIYLQVSRGVQARSHAFSYDTSPTIYAYISKKERPALWIEYGVRAISEPDTRWLRCDIKSLNLLPNVLAYTKAERKGCKEALLVRNGIVTEGSHSNFFLIKNGTLYTHPANHLILNGIIRQYVLSLANTLQLPVQEELFSVRDVYQADECFFTGTTIEILPMTHLDGTAIQDGQVGPITKLLQRSFSQSLLKSNSTSS from the coding sequence ATGGGACGAAAATTGGCATACGAAAGATTTGTACTATGGAATGATGCAGTTATTGATACAACAAAACATCGCGCGTACATAGAACTTGAAGAAAGAGGCTTACAATTTGGAGATGGTGTCTATGAAGTTATTCGCCTCTATAACGGAAACTTTCACTTATTAGATCCACACTTAACAAGATTATATCGCTCCATGGATGAAATAGAATTATCACTCCCTTTCTCAAAAGCAGAACTGATCATATTACTCTACAAACTAATTGAAAGTAATAATTTCCACGAAGATGGAACGATTTATTTACAAGTATCTCGTGGTGTACAAGCTCGTTCACATGCATTCTCATATGACACATCCCCAACAATCTATGCTTATATATCAAAAAAAGAAAGACCGGCTTTATGGATTGAGTATGGTGTACGTGCTATATCAGAACCTGATACACGCTGGCTTCGCTGTGATATTAAATCGCTAAATTTATTACCAAATGTATTAGCTTATACGAAAGCTGAACGCAAAGGTTGTAAAGAAGCACTTCTCGTACGAAATGGTATTGTAACTGAAGGTAGCCACTCTAACTTTTTTCTCATAAAAAACGGAACACTGTATACGCATCCAGCCAATCACCTTATTTTAAACGGCATTATTCGTCAGTACGTCCTTTCTTTAGCTAACACTCTTCAACTTCCTGTACAAGAAGAGCTTTTCAGCGTTCGCGATGTTTATCAAGCAGATGAATGTTTCTTTACGGGAACGACTATTGAAATTTTACCGATGACCCATCTCGATGGAACTGCGATTCAAGATGGTCAAGTTGGCCCTATCACCAAATTACTACAAAGGTCATTTTCTCAAAGCCTTTTAAAATCCAACAGCACATCTTCCTAA
- a CDS encoding SH3 domain-containing protein: protein MKKYLAGLAAVSVAGGAAPTLDSVQAAPEQNTQKAATQTVQASASNNSSYTVNTSVLHVRAGSSTSHDVISRVYNGQSLNVIGEENGWFKINHNGKTGYVSGEFVSKNGAKTNNTVSTGGNNKVTADVLRVRTAPNTSSSVSGRVYEGQTLNVIGEENGWVKINHNGQTGYVSSQFVSGASSNTGSTSNNNNSNNEATVQPASGNYTVNVSSLRVRTGPSTSHPTVGSVKQGQVVQVVGEVQDWFKINYAGQTAYLSKDYVTKGGSNENVTQGNNQEQNNNVTVQTGGTYVVNATSLRVRTGPAAYHSVIGGVLNGTTLNVVGSENGWFKVNYQGKTGYVSSEFVKFVKGGTATPEQPKQPDQGAIGDYYINASALNVRSGEGTNYRIIGALPQGQKVQVISENSGWSKINYNGQTGYIGTRFLSKTPVGGAVDNKPNDNQNNNQNNNNNNNNTNNSGDSSSLLAYAKSMQGVPYVWGGTSANGVDCSGYIYHVFKKFGHNISRQSVAGYWSSLSQTSNPQPGDLIYFKDTYKKGPSHMGIYLGGGSFIQSGDKGVAIASLNNSYWKSHFLGYTKAP from the coding sequence ATGAAAAAATACCTTGCCGGTCTTGCGGCAGTGTCTGTAGCAGGAGGAGCAGCACCTACACTTGATAGTGTTCAAGCTGCCCCGGAACAAAATACACAAAAAGCTGCTACACAAACTGTCCAAGCTTCCGCATCAAACAATTCATCATATACGGTGAATACTAGCGTACTACATGTTCGTGCAGGATCAAGTACTTCTCACGACGTCATCTCTCGCGTTTATAATGGTCAATCATTAAACGTAATTGGAGAAGAAAATGGTTGGTTCAAAATTAACCATAATGGAAAAACAGGCTATGTTAGTGGCGAATTTGTATCAAAAAATGGTGCAAAAACAAATAACACTGTAAGTACAGGCGGAAACAATAAAGTTACTGCTGATGTATTACGTGTACGTACAGCTCCTAACACTTCTAGTTCTGTTTCAGGACGTGTATATGAAGGACAAACTTTAAACGTAATTGGAGAAGAAAATGGTTGGGTGAAAATCAACCATAACGGACAAACTGGTTATGTTAGTAGCCAATTTGTATCAGGAGCTTCTTCAAATACTGGCTCTACAAGCAATAACAACAATAGTAACAATGAAGCAACTGTTCAACCAGCAAGCGGAAACTATACAGTAAATGTATCTTCCCTTCGCGTTCGTACAGGTCCTAGCACTTCTCATCCAACTGTAGGTTCTGTTAAACAAGGACAAGTAGTACAAGTTGTAGGCGAAGTTCAAGATTGGTTCAAAATCAATTACGCAGGACAAACAGCTTACTTAAGCAAAGACTACGTAACAAAAGGCGGCTCTAACGAAAACGTTACTCAAGGTAACAACCAAGAGCAAAATAATAATGTAACTGTTCAAACTGGTGGTACTTACGTTGTTAACGCAACATCTCTACGTGTTCGTACAGGCCCTGCTGCTTACCATAGTGTAATTGGCGGCGTGTTAAATGGTACAACATTAAACGTAGTTGGATCTGAAAACGGCTGGTTTAAAGTAAACTACCAAGGAAAAACAGGCTATGTTAGTAGCGAATTTGTAAAATTCGTTAAAGGTGGCACGGCTACTCCTGAACAACCGAAACAGCCTGATCAAGGTGCAATTGGCGACTACTACATTAATGCTTCTGCACTAAATGTACGTAGCGGCGAAGGTACAAATTATAGAATCATAGGCGCACTTCCACAAGGACAGAAGGTTCAAGTAATCTCTGAAAACTCTGGATGGAGCAAAATTAACTACAACGGTCAAACTGGTTACATCGGAACACGTTTCCTATCTAAAACACCAGTTGGTGGCGCAGTAGATAATAAGCCTAACGACAACCAAAATAACAATCAAAATAATAACAACAATAACAATAACACTAATAATAGCGGTGACAGTTCTTCTCTACTTGCATACGCGAAATCTATGCAAGGTGTACCATACGTTTGGGGCGGTACTTCTGCTAACGGCGTGGACTGCAGTGGTTACATCTACCACGTATTTAAGAAATTTGGTCATAACATTAGCCGTCAAAGTGTTGCGGGATATTGGAGTAGCTTATCACAAACTTCAAATCCACAACCAGGTGACTTAATTTATTTCAAAGACACTTATAAAAAAGGTCCTTCTCACATGGGTATCTACCTTGGTGGGGGATCATTTATCCAATCTGGAGATAAAGGTGTAGCAATTGCTTCATTAAATAACTCTTATTGGAAGAGCCATTTCTTAGGATATACGAAAGCACCTTAA
- a CDS encoding DUF4870 domain-containing protein: MNGNKILAALSYFSVLFAPILFPIIVWIVGDSETKPHAKRALWTHIIPSIATFIGLVILGIMGIGSDQPDVTLGIGAMIVLCICGIVSLYYFIWNIVKGIKVLKA, from the coding sequence ATGAATGGAAACAAAATATTAGCTGCTTTATCGTACTTTAGTGTACTATTTGCCCCTATCTTATTCCCTATTATCGTGTGGATTGTGGGCGATTCTGAAACAAAACCACATGCAAAACGTGCTCTATGGACACACATTATTCCAAGTATCGCAACATTTATTGGATTAGTTATTTTAGGAATTATGGGCATCGGATCTGATCAACCAGACGTAACACTTGGAATCGGTGCAATGATTGTCTTATGTATTTGCGGAATCGTTAGCTTATACTACTTCATTTGGAACATCGTGAAAGGTATTAAAGTACTGAAAGCTTAA
- a CDS encoding metal-binding protein, whose protein sequence is MPSGRTHTKINLISLPVVLFLLFSYGLTNFDFLLTFAIGFLVGTSFLTPDLDTYSNAYNKWGFLRIFWYPYRSVMPHRSFFTHTIIIGDIIRIAYMLIVFSPFLFLLNVIALDGNLIEIAKKHEVEIVTFVMGIIVASTLHIIADKANTRRKKMMRKKKKRRR, encoded by the coding sequence ATGCCATCAGGAAGAACGCATACGAAAATAAACTTAATATCCCTTCCGGTTGTTTTGTTTCTGCTCTTTTCGTATGGATTAACAAACTTTGATTTTTTATTAACTTTTGCAATTGGATTTTTAGTAGGTACTTCATTTTTAACACCGGATTTAGATACGTACAGTAATGCGTATAATAAATGGGGATTCCTCCGCATTTTTTGGTATCCATATAGGAGCGTAATGCCCCATCGTTCCTTCTTCACACATACGATTATAATTGGTGATATTATTCGTATTGCATACATGTTAATCGTGTTTTCTCCGTTTTTATTCCTATTAAATGTAATAGCACTCGATGGGAATTTAATAGAAATTGCGAAGAAACACGAGGTTGAAATTGTAACGTTTGTAATGGGAATTATTGTGGCGAGTACGCTCCACATTATAGCGGATAAAGCGAATACGCGCCGAAAGAAAATGATGAGAAAAAAGAAGAAACGCAGAAGATAA